Genomic window (Candidatus Methylomirabilota bacterium):
TCGGCGCGCTGCTCGCGCTGAACCGCGTGAGCCTCGCGATCGGGCGCGGCGAGATCGTCGCGATCATCGGTCCGAACGGCGCGGGCAAGACGACGCTCCTGAACTCCATCAGCGGCTTCTACCACCCGTACGAGGGCCGGATCGTCTTCGACGGCCGGGACCGGACGCGGCTCGCCCCCCCCGACGTGGCGGCGCTCGGCATCGCCCGCACCTTCCAGAACGTCGCCCTCTTCAAGGGCATGACGGTGCTCGACAACATCATGACGGGGCGTCTCCTCAAGATGCGCGGGAGTTTCCTCCTCGAGGCGCTCTACTGGGGGCCCGCTCGGCGCCAGGAGCTCGAGCACCGGGGGTTCGTCGAGCGGATCATCGACTTCCTCGAGATCCAGGCGATCCGCAAGACGCCGGCCGGACGCCTGCCGTACGGGCTCCAGAAGCGCGTCGAGCTCGCCCGAGCGCTCGCCGCCGAGCCCACGCTCCTA
Coding sequences:
- a CDS encoding ATP-binding cassette domain-containing protein translates to MSVGAPPGPLLEVQEISVRFGALLALNRVSLAIGRGEIVAIIGPNGAGKTTLLNSISGFYHPYEGRIVFDGRDRTRLAPPDVAALGIARTFQNVALFKGMTVLDNIMTGRLLKMRGSFLLEALYWGPARRQELEHRGFVERIIDFLEIQAIRKTPAGRLPYGLQKRVELARALAAEPTLL